The genomic interval GATGGCAAGACTTGAGTGAGAAATAAGGGGAATGTAAGTATACAGCAAAAGAGAACAAATAGTTCTAATTCTAGACAAACAATTTTGCAAACAGACTTTAGTTGTGATACAGAATGAGAGAGCAGTCTGTACTTGGCACTTCCAGAAATCTAAAATTGGCAAACAGACTTTAGTTGTGATACAGGGAGCAGTCTGTACTTGGCACTTCCAGAAATCTAGAGAACAGGGAATCGGCAGGTAAGAGAATTTCAGCAGTCATAAGGAATATGGGTTTCTAGAACAGCTAGATAACAAGGGTAAGTAATGCCAGTCATCCAGTGATGAGAGATTTGTGTATGTAACTTAGCAGGATTTAGTAAAGTCATAATCAGATCCTCAGGTGGCTTTACCTAGTTAAATTACCAGCTGAATTCCAGATAGTGACAGATTAGAGAAAAAACACTTCTAAAGAATGTGCAATACCCATCACAGAGTAAGCAAACATCAGCTATGGAAGGAAAGGAAACCATCTTAATGCCAGCATTACACTCTCAATACTTGATTTATACTTTCATTGTATGTAATAAACCTGCACAGTCATTACTTGCATGTCAAATTTAAAGTGAAAGAGGAGTTTAAATAATTCCTTAATCCACAAATTAGGACTTTTGGGTGTCAAAAATTTACATATTTTGTATTGTGTATTAGAATGGTGTTAGAGATCTGGCAATTCAGATTAAGAGGAGGATGTCAGTGCTAAAAAGTTAGGATTGCTTGTAATTTAGGActcaaaaaaggaaagaaagcaagaatagaaggagggaaaatgaaTCCTCAGAGAGAGGATGCTGTCTACACAAAACAGTGGGTTTGCCATTAGCAGAGGCAGATGCCTCAGCAAATTAGAGAGGTTTGACAGTTGTTTCCTGAAATCTACAGTGAGAAGGAAATTACTGTATTAAGCTATGACTTGATAAATCTCCAAATGTAAACTGAAGTGAAACAAACACAGTAATTCATATTAATACTTAAAAAGTACTGTCTCTCTGAAGTATAAAAACAGTTATTCATTCAGTGTGTTCACAGGGATAATAACCATGTACTAACcctaatttatttctgaaatgcaagAAACTTGTATATGACTCTGAAACAGATGTTGGTTTGGGGCATGGAGAGGCGTAAGGAAGCTGCGTTCAtaccagtgtcaccagcaggctgagggacaCTCACTGCATCTGTTCAGATCACACGAGCTTCTTGTTAGAACACATTTGCTTCTCCAAAGTGTAACTCATCAGCCTTTTTAATACATGGCACAATGTGTCCAGTATGCCtaatttctaaatattcttTAACTTTCAGCTGACATTAACAAGGCGCTCTTAGCTAAGAGGAAACGATTGGAAATGTATACAAAAGCCTCACTCAAAACCAGTAACCAGAAGATCGAACATGTTTGGAAAACGCAGCAGGAGCAAAGGTGACCTTTACTCTTGGGTTTTCAAGCCTGTGCAACTAGATTGCCTTCTGGGCCACAGAATGGATAGTTGGTCTGTTGCCTTGCAATAGCAAGTACTGTTCTAATGTTAAGTATCTGCTCAGGGCCTCTGCTGCGTCCCGTTGTGTCCACTTTGTTTATCTGACAGTAGTAGTTTAGCGCGTTCTCTTTTGAAACTCTGAGAGCAAGGTGCATTAAAGAGCAGGGCttacttttatatatattataaatagtTTTCACCTTGCTTAACATTCCTCTCACCTCTTAAGAGAGATGTAATTGCAATCTGATACCAGATTGATACCAGAGAtagagcaaaatgaaaaaggagacAGCTAAAAACTGAAAGTCAGCAATACTTGTAACTGTCTTGGTGTTCtccatttatttgtatttgaaaCTTATGTGGACAGAATTTTAAGAAATGAGCTTATCAGTTTTGCATTATAAACCCCTTGTGTTAAAACAAGTGTCTGTAATTGGATTAGAAAAATGTGGTAAATCTCAGGAAACCTGACACTGCTAGGAAGAAGAGTTgttacaatttctttttaatcagtATTTTATGGGAGTGCTGTCTCTATATATTCCACATCCACTcagtgtatgtgtgtgttcagtttttcaaaacatACAGGGTCAGATGTCAAAATAGCTTAGTTCTTTATCTATGCCAGGTTTTATTCTATTCCATGTGTATGTTGAATCTTAGCTTTCCTTGTAATTCCTTCTAAGCATTTGTCATACTTACAGATAGTGTCTGTTTATAGGCAGAAGCTCAATCATGAGTTCTCCCAGCAGTTCCTGACTTTATTTCAGCAATGGGATGTAGATGTGCaaaaggcagaggagcaggaagaaaaactaGCAGTGAGTTTCCAGCACGGCgtttcactgtatttttcacaAGGAAGGAATATTGTTGTTTCAATACTCAAGAAATGTAAAAACACTTAATGTAGTTTAAACGTAAATATATGATTGTTTAAGTTTGGGATGACGGGTGCATTTATAAACCTTATTGCAAGTTTATAAACACTGTTAAGTGATTCCCTAGGCCAGCATATGGCTTGGAAAAGTGTAGACCATTTAAGGAGAAGAAAGACGTGCTGTTTCTGTACATCCAAAGTCTTTGGGTTCAGGGAATAAAGGGAAGTAGTTGTCTTTTAGCATACATTGGTTAAAAATATGCCTCTATATAATAAATGTAAGCTAGTTTGATCACTGAAAAAGGATTGGAGCTATACAATGGAATGGAATCACGTGCTGTTGCTATTTATACTTCTAACACATTTGcaagttttgcttttccctaGGCAGTGCATTCTTCTGGGATACCCTAAGAAGCTGTGGGGCATAGCAGTCCTCATGGGATTTTACAGGCATAATTCAGGTTACAAGAGACCTCAGGAGGTGACTTGGAGCTTAATCCAGTCTCCAGTCTTACTTTTGTTAGTAAGAGCCAGGGTAACTTCTGCAGGCAGACATCCACATTACAAGGCACAAATTTCCAATGAGGGCAGAATTTCTGATTTGGAAAAATTACACTGGTGTGCTGTCCAAGCACTCTAGTTAACAACTGATGCAATtatggttttcttttgcttctgcttcAGAATATGCTTCGTCAACAACAAAAAGTTTTTCAACAGGCAAGAATAGTTCAAAGTCAGAGACTCAAAACCATTAAGCAACTCTACGAGCAATTCTTAAAGGTAAATCTTTTTCTTGGAAGGCAGCTGATCCTTATATCACTCAAGACAGCTGTATTagttcagtgttttgtttggtATTTCTTTAACAAAATAGCTAACATACTAGACAGCAAGcaaaaaaactgttttgagTACACACAAACGACacaaaaattttacttttttagtTAAAGGCTTTCCTCATAAGAGAAAAGCTTCTGTGCCTTAATCTATCTTCCTGACCCTTTTCTGGGCTCTATCCTGTATGTCCATATCTTTCAGGAGTCTGAACTGGACCCAGCACTCCAGCTGTGGCTTCATCAGCTGCATGGCCCCCAGTATACAGGGCAGACTGAAGTCTGTCACTTTCTGACTAACCTTAATTTCAGTTCAATTAATTTCCTAGCTGGTTTTGAAATTTTAGTCATGATAAGCTTGGTGTTTAGTTTGAGTTTTTTTCAAGCCTGGTAgttgataaaaataaatgtgaaatggAGCAATTCTTAGTTTAAGATAGTCAGAATTTACTGAGTATATTACAGAagcattaataaataataactgTTCGAAAATGTCAAAAATGCCTTcatcaaagaggaaaaactgaacAAAAGGTCAAGTgttactttgatttttctcctcaaagaGAATCAAAAGATAGAAGTCAAGCTTCAAATAAGCATAAACTAATACAAATTAAGGACAATACAACTAGACACATTCACAGAGGCAAGTGTAATTGTATGCAAAAAAGGGAATATTACCAGGGAGTTTTATTTGGCTTATCTGGGGAGAAGTGTGCAAAGAAACGCAGTGGGGTTTATACTCCTCACTTCAAGTCCCACAAGGCTGTCATAACCCCTAAAATTCCTGACAGATGTCTGTTCAATCTCCTCTTGTGGAACTCTTATCTTAATTGAAATGCAGAATAAGTAGCCGAGACCTCACAGAGACTGACTGGAGGgttgtattttcttctcagagCACATACTGTTTAAACAGGAGTGTAGATTGGAGTATGAAGTCCTGTATGATTCCTCTGCCAAGTCTGACAAACTCATCAATTATCTGTGATcactgtaaaaattaaattgtagtACAATAAtgattggtttgtttggttgttttaaATTAACCCATTGACATTGAGGAGTTCTGAATTAATATTATCCTTAACTTCAGAGCatggaagagctggagaagagcaatgaaaatcttCTGGCTGGTGCCCAAAATGAACTTCGCAAGGAAATGGCAATGTTGCAGAAGAAGATTATGATGGACACTGTAAGTATCAGATCTATGAAGTTagttaaatgcaaaaatagcaCGTTCAATTAAAAGTCATTTGACATTCATTTAATTCAAGTGAATCATATTGATACAGCATTTGTTCAGCATTATCTCCTTTTCTTGTGACAGCAACAGCAGGAGATGGCAACTGTTCGCAAGTCTCTTCAGTCCATGTTATTCTGATGGCTCAGTGGAAGAGCAACTTGTACCTAAGTAACATGATACAAGTACAAGCATTAGAAGGATGTTGAGATTTAAATGTTTCAAGGTTTCTATTAAACTCTTTCCTGGATTGTTCTAATCTTGTCTGTTAATGTTATAAGAACATATCTTAGTACACTTTTATTACTGGGGGGCAGTATGGATGCCAAACCATTCACTCTCTGTTCAGTTGATCTTTAAAAGTTTCATATCCACATCCAATAGCACTGGACTGTTACAATTGTTTCACTTTTTCTAATACCAAATTGTAACAAGGGGAAGAATTAATGAAACATGCATTACCCAGATTTTACATAATAACTTGAGGCTTTTAGGTACATTGTGCAAATAGAAGCATTTCTACAAGCTGCAGATTTTCAGTTTCAACATTTAGTCTGCTAATATATTAGCTGTTATAAAAATTCACAGGGTATGACACAGCTCAGATAGAATTGTTTAATGATGTGTATTATggtaaattaaagaaaattttgttaaCTCTTTTGTTAGTCTAGACATTGCACTATTTTTGTATTAGTAAGAGATTTATAAACTGCTgtaatttttccagaaaatgttgtttgtttgtttgtttgtttgttttttatgaGCTTAATGTATCAGCTCAAGTAACGATAATTAAACATTATGCATTTTGGGGTTGACTTTTTGTAGAACCACTGCTAGAAGAAATCTACCTCATTTATTTAGTACAGGCTATTAAAAACCTTTAAGATGAAATATTACTTTTTGCAATTCCAAATGACTAGCAATTTAGGGAGGCCTGAGTTTTAAGCGTAAAGCATTTGTCTTTCATGTATCTTGTTACAATAAATAAGTATAAACTAAACAATTGGCTTA from Ficedula albicollis isolate OC2 chromosome 1A, FicAlb1.5, whole genome shotgun sequence carries:
- the SYCP3 gene encoding synaptonemal complex protein 3 produces the protein MAPSGRKHGGKAGKPAQEDQTIPTFDFEEERKELSGSEEDIREGDTPVMDKHGKKRPLVTTHVVPDDVGGEVQNMLERFGADINKALLAKRKRLEMYTKASLKTSNQKIEHVWKTQQEQRQKLNHEFSQQFLTLFQQWDVDVQKAEEQEEKLANMLRQQQKVFQQARIVQSQRLKTIKQLYEQFLKSMEELEKSNENLLAGAQNELRKEMAMLQKKIMMDTQQQEMATVRKSLQSMLF